From the genome of Vicia villosa cultivar HV-30 ecotype Madison, WI linkage group LG2, Vvil1.0, whole genome shotgun sequence, one region includes:
- the LOC131647432 gene encoding uncharacterized protein LOC131647432 yields the protein MSDDVSVNGSSCLAITEKKNNEKHSGGCVGIFFQLFDWNRRFTKKRFFSKKLLPPASAKHDSMNKFKGDEKMPNSKLHLIANANNGGFSNAMEGGNCVVEVERKHEMKAPSIVARLMGLESIPTSKRDHKSKTSSYFDSEDGEESLEIGVANVSHDSRPQKVRKTEANEKRAMTRFGAEALQIKNVLSQVRKCNHHHSHRHAKFVSPLKSPRVSSGKSASRSSRLIEAATKILEPGFQATSRSKYSLISSVSKCPPKNGIVTDMVGTQVEAIHNRSCYNVGIDKSLVEHTCKNCGNLVDVEINKPTVSDVFIGFSSESALKGRSFNPSHENDIVLLRSQEKIITLVDEDVKKNAYSCNESTSRRIHVHAKCDSSHQPPGGLEDNDFEFKTQTRERMLSGERMAFRFEARNSNMLMKRASSAATASTVSGSKDFVGLNRRLSGRTRTGSPTKLDSCNFDLERKKRTESIASVNLVTLKHRNVGSNTQGGKRRNFDAFSPNNSNVKCRKSGYQKTDKINDNKINKVETRSANVIKTCFQRHHSPLREDVLGAFLEQKLKELKSRKNEELANGDQPRRSTVLILQELISVLNAGSGAFHTGSINCSYDQPKRFEHDVKLIGCKILTELANRIHMTLQSLNSFWPRLTKSKLNHMKNVIFIAELVLGNVTRQREDLPQLLISCILVDELDNMATDAVRRNFNRSQLKGFLFDCVIEYLESNCCHNYYNVFSLWCAWTKVPFCMKGEILVEEVKSEIKKWEVIAGMEPEKIIDWEMSHSLGKWTDFNVEAFEFGVDIENYLLQILVDEIVEDLVDFRHCTL from the exons atgagtgatgatgtTAGTGTGAATGGTTCTTCATGTTTAGCAATAACAGAAAAGAAGAACAATGAAAAACATAGTGGTGGTTGTGTTGGTATTTTCTTTCAACTATTTGATTGGAATAGAAGATTCACCAAAAAGAGATTTTTCTCCAAGAAACTTCTTCCTCCTG CTAGTGCAAAACATGATTCTATGAACAAGTTTAAAGGAGATGAGAAAATGCCTAATTCCAAGCTTCATTTG ATTGCTAATGCGAACAATGGAGGTTTCTCGAATGCCATGGAAGGAGGAAATTGTGTTGTCGAGGTAGAACGAAAGCATGAAATGAAAGCTCCGAGTATTGTAGCTAGGTTGATGGGTCTAGAATCAATTCCAACTTCAAAGAGAGATCATAAGTCCAAGACATCTTCATATTTTGATAGTGAAGATGGTGAAGAGTCTTTGGAAATCGGAGTTGCGAATGTAAGTCATGACTCAAGGCCTCAGAAGGTAAGGAAAACGGAAGCGAACGAAAAAAGAGCAATGACTAGGTTTGGCGCTGAGGCATTgcaaatcaagaatgttttgtcaCAAGTGAGAAAGTGTAATCATCATCACAGTCACCGTCACGCTAAATTTGTTTCACCTTTGAAGAGTCCGAGGGTTTCTTCGGGAAAGAGTGCATCTCGAAGCTCAAGGTTGATAGAAGCAGCTACTAAGATCTTGGAACCTGGCTTCCAGGCTACAAGCAGATCCAAATATTCTCTTATATCATCTGTTTCTAAGTGTCCTCCTAAGAATGGCATTGTCACTGATATGGTTGGAACTCAGGTGGAAGCTATACACAACCGATCGTGTTATAATGTTGGCATAGACAAGTCATTGGTGGAGCATACTTGCAAAAATTGCGGTAATTTGGTTGACGTTGAGATCAACAAACCTACTGTTTCAGATGTTTTCATTGGCTTCTCTTCCGAATCGGCGCTAAAAGGAAGATCATTCAATCCTTCTCACGAAAATGACATAGTTCTTCTCAGAAGTCAAGAGAAGATCATAACTCTTGTTGATGAAGATGTTAAAAAGAATGCTTATTCTTGTAATGAATCTACTTCCAGAAGAATCCACGTTCATGCAAAATGTGATTCTTCTCATCAACCGCCTGGAGGCTTAGAGGATAATGACTTTGAATTCAAAACTCAAACACGAGAAAGGATGTTAAGCGGTGAAAGAATGGCTTTTAGATTTGAAGCTAGAAATAGTAATATGCTGATGAAGAGAGCTTCATCAGCTGCAACTGCAAGCACTGTGAGTGGAAGTAAAGACTTTGTTGGTTTGAATCGTAGGCTAAGTGGACGAACTCGGACGGGGTCTCCTACCAAATTGGATAGCTGCAATTTTGATCTTGAGAGGAAAAAAAGGACTGAAAGTATAGCTTCTGTCAATTTGGTTACATTGAAACATAGAAATGTTGGTTCAAATACACAAGGAGGAAAAAGGAGAAACTTTGACGCTTTCTCTCCAAACAATTCGAACGTCAAATGTAGAAAAAGTGGTTATCAAAAAACCGACAAGATTAACGACAATAAAATCAATAAGGTAGAGACAAGAAGTGCTAATGTGATTAAGACTTGTTTCCAAAGACATCATTCACCCTTGAGAGAAGATGTTTTAGGTGCTTTTCTAGAACAGAAGTTGAAAGAATTGAAATCGAGGAAAAACGAGGAGTTGGCTAATGGCGATCAACCTAGAAGATCAACTGTGTTGATTCTTCAAGAATTGATATCTGTTCTGAATGCAGGCTCAG GGGCTTTTCACACCGGCTCTATAAATTGTTCATACGATCAACCAAAACGGTTTGAGCATGATGTCAAACTCATAGGCTGTAAGATACTGACAGAACTCGCTAACCGAATTCATATGACATTGCAAAGTTTAAACTCTTTTTGGCCAAGATTGACAAAAAGCAAGCTCAATCATATGAAAAATGTCATCTTCATTGCTGAATTGGTTCTTGGAAATGTCACTAGACAAAGAGAGGATCTGCCACAGCTTCTCATTTCTTGCATTCTTGTTGATGAACTCGACAACATGGCAACCGATGCTGTGCGGAGAAATTTCAACCGAAGCCAACTTAAGGGATTTCTCTTTGATTGTGTAATTGAATATCTAGAATCAAATTGCTGCCATAATTATTACAATGTATTTAGTTTATGGTGTGCATGGACAAAGGTTCCTTTCTGCATGAAAGGTGAGATTTTGGTTGAAGAGGTTAAGAGTGAGATTAAAAAGTGGGAAGTTATAGCCGGAATGGAACCTGAAAAAATAATTGATTGGGAGATGAGTCACTCATTGGGAAAATGGACTGATTTCAATGTTGAAGCTTTTGAGTTTGGTGTTGATATTGAGAATTATTTGCTTCAAATTTTGGTTGATGAAATTGTTGAAGACCTTGTAGATTTTAGGCATTGTACTCTTTGA
- the LOC131652964 gene encoding uncharacterized protein LOC131652964 — protein sequence MAHFMNIRHQPVFLNISCFYDSTKLLKHKACSYLPKLAKFQKYNGALCAIQGNGELTGHVINSFNHKVYINSGGELNGIPHIQTLREFPREELFGKVVMVRFDSNILLKQDHNQKNQSDFNALFTIKYLHEAEAKVILVSDWKTNTSEFHSESVADFLSGILQIQVVPLQGIFCNKLSEIKDLQKENVYLIENLYNIKDEVANCLKFSRVLLTGVDIFVNDSFSNSHKVLASTVGVTRFCYACLAGFHFEENLRLVKNLAETNKKPYVAIIGGGNLAEKAASFRFLASRCQGFVFVGMMSFQIMHALGVQVPIDFVDHKALKEALDILKLARDNNVKILYPKDFWCRNKYDPKQSHVFPSLGILDGWVPIDLGPITLDEIGSFLTDCKKILWIGPVKFADGTEHANGGSKLAKILDQLSKENCETTVVGTTACNLVTQETSSLSSINMVENASVVWEFLKGRKLPGVMAVDRAYPFEIKWNNVYADPTQSLVVDIGCGNGLFLFEMARKRKDLNFLGLEMNEKLVLRCLDSIQQFGIKNGHFIATNATSTFRSIVSSYPGELVLVSIQCPNPDFNKPEHRWRMLQRSLIEAIVDLLAYGGKVFLQSDVEEVAMRMKEQFSRYSKNKLVMEHGQSDWLDENPFGVKSDWEKHVLERGAPMYRMLFSKSSEIRSEVSVSNDVIQKVG from the exons ATGGCTCACTTTATGAATATACGCCATCAACCAGTTTTCTTAAACATTTCATGTTTCTATGACTCCACCAAGTTGCTTAAACATAAAGCATGTTCTTATCTTCCAAAACTTGCCAAATTTCAGAAATATAATGGTGCCCTTTGTGCTATTCAag GTAATGGAGAGTTAACAGGTCATGTTATCAACTCATTCAACCATAAG GTTTACATTAATAGTGGAGGAGAGTTGAATGGTATTCCTCATATACAAACTCTTAGAGAATTTCCTAGAGAGGAGCTTTTCGGAAAAGTCGTCATGGTTAGATTTGATTCTAACATATTGCTCAAGCAAGATCATAACCAGAAGAATCAATCAGATTTTAATGCACTGTTTACAATTAAATACTTACATGAAGCTGAAGCAAAAGTCATTCTAGTAAGTGATTGGAAAACAAATACTTCAGAATTTCACTCTGAATCAGTTGCAG ATTTCTTATCAGGAATTCTCCAAATACAAGTTGTTCCACTGCAAGGCATTTTTTGTAACAAGCTATCAGAGATTAAAGACCTCCAGAAAGAGAATGTCTATCTTATTGAGAATCTTTATAATATCAAAGACGAAGTTGCTAATTGTTTGAAGTTTTCTAGAGTATTATTGACAGGAGTTGATATCTTTGTCAACGACTCCTTCTCGAACTCTCATAAAGTTCTAGCATCAACCGTTGGTGTTACTCGTTTCTGCTATGCTTGTTTAGCTGGTTTTCATTTTGAGGAGAATCTTCGTCTCGTGAAAAACTTGGCAGAAACCAACAAGAAACCGTATGTAGCAATT ATTGGAGGGGGTAATCTTGCTGAGAAAGCAGCTTCCTTTCGGTTTTTAGCCTCCAGATGCCAAGGTTTTGTTTTTGTTGGAATGATGTCATTTCAAATAATGCACGCATTAGGAGTACAAGTTCCCATTGATTTTGTCGATCATAAAGCATTAAAGGAAGCTCTAGATATATTGAAACTTGCTCGCGATAACAATGTGAAGATATTGTATCCAAAGGATTTTTGGTGCAGGAATAAATATGATCCAAAGCAATCGCATGTTTTTCCTTCTCTTGGAATTTTGGATG GTTGGGTGCCTATTGACCTTGGACCTATAACATTGGATGAAATCGGTTCCTTTCTTACAGATTGTAAG AAAATACTTTGGATTGGTCCAGTGAAATTTGCTGATGGAACTGAACACGCAAATGGAGGATCTAAATTGGCGAAAATTCTTGATCAACTAAGCAAAGAAAACTGTGAAACAACTGTTGTTGGGACTACCGCGTGCAATCTTGTGACACAAGAAACAAGTTCACTATCATCTATAAACATGGTTGAGAATGCTTCAGTAGTATGGGAATTTCTCAAAGGAAGAAAACTCCCCGGTGTTATGGCTGTTGATAGa GCATACCCTTTTGAAATCAAGTGGAACAACGTTTACGCTGACCCGACTCAATCTCTTGTGGTTGATATTGGATGCG GCAATGgactttttctttttgaaatggCTAGAAAGAGGAAAGATTTGAACTTTCTCGGTTTGGAAATGAATGAAAAG CTTGTTTTGCGCTGTCTTGATTCTATTCAACAGTTTGGCATAAAGAATGG GCACTTCATTGCTACTAATGCAACATCGACATTTCGTTCAATTGTTTCTTCTTACCCAGGAGAGTTAGTTCTTGTATCAATACAG TGTCCAAACCCTGATTTCAATAAACCTGAGCATAGATGGAGAATGCTGCAAAGATCTTTAATCGAAGCAATAGTCGATCTTCTAGCATATGGTGGAAAG GTCTTTTTGCAATCTGATGTAGAAGAAGTAGCAATGAGAATGAAAGAACAGTTTTCGAGATATAGCAAGAATAAGCTTGTTATGGAGCATGGCCAAAGTGATTGGCTTGATGAAAACCCGTTTGGAGTTAAGTCAGATTGGGAAAAACACGTTTTAGAGCGTGGAGCGCCTATGTATCGAATGTTGTTTTCTAAATCATCTGAGATAAGAAGTGAAGTTTCAGTTTCAAATGATGTGATTCAGAAAGTTGGTTAA
- the LOC131647431 gene encoding uncharacterized protein LOC131647431 gives MMKSQRIPRTTYQKSTYSINHYHSVNKEKNTHPTTSNFNFNISSSESKPITSMSNRDTILEPLLHVLDPISLIRNHNSNSDQPCPLRFTSLEDSFIMERGPNYNAYAEFREKRLRLRCLMEVQEENSEIEIEPVKLATTITKQVRFQDESFEIESQKLVAPTRKNANFQSGLAYGRRESFGKEVKFETGKPKLVAPTRKEVKFQGGVASGRKGSYAVAQSVPDFSAVLRKENRKPSNFLASVKETKTPPPPSKSSFYKDNNMTGSSSRGSKSESAQEKKKTIGGGGVLMGRKSYASLDELKSLSSATAIAINGEGRGGRNTRVLRKSVSVHRQF, from the coding sequence ATGATGAAAAGTCAAAGAATCCCAAGAACAACTTACCAGAAAAGCACTTATTCAATCAACCATTACCACAGTGTTAACAAAGAGAAAAACACACACCCAACAACCTCAAATTTCAATTTCAACATTTCATCGTCAGAATCAAAACCAATTACTAGCATGTCAAATAGAGACACCATTCTTGAACCTCTTCTTCATGTCCTTGATCCCATTTCATTGATCCGTAACCATAATTCAAATTCAGACCAACCTTGTCCTCTTAGATTCACCTCTTTAGAAGATAGCTTCATTATGGAGAGAGGACCCAATTATAATGCATATGCTGAATTCAGGGAAAAGAGGTTGCGTTTAAGGTGTTTGATGGAAGTTCAAGAAGAAAATTCGGAGATTGAAATTGAACCGGTGAAACTTGCCACCACAATAACGAAACAGGTTAGGTTTCAAGATGAAAGTTTTgagattgaatcacaaaaacTTGTAGCCCCAACAAGGAAAAATGCAAACTTTCAGAGTGGATTAGCTTATGGGAGAAGAGAGTCTTTTGGAAAAGAAGTCAAATTTGAGACTGGAAAACCGAAACTTGTAGCCCCAACAAGGAAAGAGGTTAAATTTCAAGGTGGAGTGGCTAGTGGGAGAAAAGGGTCTTATGCTGTTGCTCAATCTGTGCCTGATTTCTCTGCAGTATTGAGGAAAGAAAATAGGAAGCCGTCGAATTTTCTGGCTTCGGTGAAGGAGACGAAGACGCCGCCGCCGCCTTCTAAGAGTAGTTTCTATAAGGATAATAACATGACAGGATCAAGTTCAAGAGGAAGTAAGTCGGAGAGTGCACAGGAGAAGAAGAAAACGATTGGCGGCGGGGGTGTTTTGATGGGAAGGAAGAGTTATGCTAGCTTGGATGAGCTTAAGAGTTTGTCTTCTGCTACCGCCATTGCCATCAATGGTGAAGGTAGAGGAGGAAGGAACACTAGAGTTTTGAGGAAGTCAGTTTCGGTTCACAGACAGTTTTGA